The following nucleotide sequence is from Methylotenera sp. G11.
GCAGCATTCATTATTTCCCTACCCCACACCTTGTACCAGATATGGGCTTTTATCGCTCCCGGGCTATATACGCATGAGCGGCGCATCATCTGGCCACTTATTTTCGCAAGCACCCTACTGTTTTTATGCGGCATGGCCTTTGCCTATTTTCTTGTGTTCCCGGTCATATTCGGTTTCATCACCAGTACCGCGCCGGAAGGCGTGGCGGTAATGACCGACATTGGCAATTACCTTGACTTTGCCATGTCGCTGTTCGTCGCATTTGGCCTTGCATTTGAGGTGCCTATCGCAGTGATCCTGCTGGTGGCAACAGGAGTGGTAAACGTCGCAGGCTTACGCGAAGCCCGCGCCTACGTCATCGTCGGCGCTTTTGTGCTGGGAGCGATTTTCACGCCGCCGGATATTATCTCCCAGTTCATGCTGGCTATACCGCTGTGGCTATTATATGAAGCAGGGATTCTGGCAGCGAGCCTGATCCACAGACATCAAGGCGCAAGCGCTTCCGTAGTCAACAGCCACTTACACACGGCTGATAAATAGCGCCATCCTTTGCCCGCATCCTGAATCAGGTGGACCAGGCTACAAACAAAAAAGGCTGACTTCGTCGCAAGCCAGCCTCTTTTTACCTCTCAAATCCGTTATTTTTTACTATGGCCTTTGGATTTATGTTTGCCTTCATTTGAATGCGTCTTCTCTTGCCTGACGGCTTTATCATCGGCGTTGCTGCCGCTGGCTGCAGCCTGTTCATTGCCTACGGTCATATCGTGTTCACCTCTTTCATGCCCCTGGTCAGCATGAGGCTTTTCTTCCCGGACCGTCTTATTGTCCGCGATGCTACCGCTGGCTGCAGCTTTTTCATTGCCTACAGTAACGTCATGTACACTTTTGGGTGAGGGCTCACTCTTTTCATGCTTGCCGGCAGCAAATGTCAGTGTAGCGGAACATGCAAGAACAGCTGCCAATACCACTAAAGATTTTTTCATTTACATCTCCTTGTAAACAGTTATGAAAGTATGTAAAAAATCAACGCCAGACAAGCAAAAACAGTTGACCGCTTTACATAATGCAGTTCCGGCCTTCTTTCTTCGCCCGGTATAGGCGCATATCAACCTCTGCAACAAACTTGATCAATTCGTCATTGCGCGTCGGAATAATCGTGCCCACCCCAAAACTTGCGGTCATCAGCTGGCTGACCTGGGATTTTTCATGGAAGATCTGTTCCTTGAATATCAGGTTCCGGCATCGCTCAGCGACATTCTTGGCCGCTGTAGCATCCGTTTCCGGCAAGACCAGTACAAACTCTTCCCCGCCAAACCGTGCGAAAAAGTCCCGGGATCGGGTAGCGGCAGAGCTCAAAGCCTGCGCCACCCGCTTCAGGCAATCATCCCCCTGAATATGGCCATAGTGGTCGTTATATTGCTTGAAATAATCAATGTCCAGCATGATTAATGAAAGCGGCTGGTGATTGCGCATGGCATTAGCCCATTCCGCTTCCATAATGGTATCGAACATACGGCGGTTGGGAACACCGGTTAAGCCATCCTTGAATGAAAGATCTTCCAGCTCTTTCTGCAGCACGATCAATTTCTCTTCTGTAGTTTTTCGCTCGCTGATATCAAACATGAACCCGATCAGCGCTTCAACCTCGCCCTGCTCGTTACGAACGACATGCACTACATCACGAATCCACACATAATCGCCATCTTTGCCAAGCGCACGATAATCTGCTTCATGGTCAGTGCCAGCCTTGGACTGTGCAACGCAAAAATCCACAACCCATGCCCGGTCTTCAGGGTGCATCCTGGAAGCCCAATCCTCAACAGATACCCAGCTTGAACGCGGCCAGCCGAGCAGGCTCTCAATCTGCGGCCCGATATAGGAAAACTTCAGTGTAGCCCAGTCTATTTTCCACGGAATCGCATTCGTTGATTCCAGCAGCGTTTTATAAACGGCACTGTCTGTTTCTATATCATTATCCATGATGGTCATTTCCCGGTCTTAAATTTTTCTGCGGTGTCTAGTTTAATACTTTGCGCCTGTATCTTCATGTAATTCTTTATATTTATCAAATAGCTAAAGACACCACCCTGAATGATAAACGAATACAAGCATGGCAGAATATACCATTTCGTATTTAAAAATCAGGTACAGGAGGCTCCGGCGATTGTCCGAGCCACCGCTCCGTCATCAATCCGTCACAGTTCTGTCATAAATTAAACTTAAAATCTGCGGCTTTGATTTCCGCGGAGCAAGTGCATAGCCGCGTGAAATCCAAAAAATTAATTTAAAAACCTATCACCCGGAACATCATGT
It contains:
- the tatC gene encoding twin-arginine translocase subunit TatC; amino-acid sequence: MNIADNFASHLIELRNRLLYIVGGLLLIVIALFPFANDIYHLLATPLLESLPAGGQMVATDVTTPFFVPMKAVLLAAFIISLPHTLYQIWAFIAPGLYTHERRIIWPLIFASTLLFLCGMAFAYFLVFPVIFGFITSTAPEGVAVMTDIGNYLDFAMSLFVAFGLAFEVPIAVILLVATGVVNVAGLREARAYVIVGAFVLGAIFTPPDIISQFMLAIPLWLLYEAGILAASLIHRHQGASASVVNSHLHTADK
- a CDS encoding GGDEF domain-containing protein, with the protein product MDNDIETDSAVYKTLLESTNAIPWKIDWATLKFSYIGPQIESLLGWPRSSWVSVEDWASRMHPEDRAWVVDFCVAQSKAGTDHEADYRALGKDGDYVWIRDVVHVVRNEQGEVEALIGFMFDISERKTTEEKLIVLQKELEDLSFKDGLTGVPNRRMFDTIMEAEWANAMRNHQPLSLIMLDIDYFKQYNDHYGHIQGDDCLKRVAQALSSAATRSRDFFARFGGEEFVLVLPETDATAAKNVAERCRNLIFKEQIFHEKSQVSQLMTASFGVGTIIPTRNDELIKFVAEVDMRLYRAKKEGRNCIM